The following coding sequences lie in one Actinomycetota bacterium genomic window:
- a CDS encoding DUF3090 domain-containing protein, translated as MDPDEPVDPDEPEEPVEPEEPVEPVEPVEPVEPVELDPVDRITAEAVGPPGQRSFYIQARQGTTLATVLVEKQQVQLLASSILEILARVGKETGPGPPEEAMELEDPVEPMWRAGRLSIGYQEERDLLLLEIEELLPDEDEDEDEDDEEGEEEEEEDVVGPPEPEPEPDRLRLWATREQMLSLSRHGALVCARGRPTCQFCGNPIDPEGHVCPAMNGHGALGQG; from the coding sequence GTGGACCCCGATGAGCCCGTGGACCCCGATGAGCCCGAGGAGCCGGTGGAGCCCGAGGAGCCGGTGGAGCCCGTGGAGCCGGTGGAGCCCGTGGAGCCCGTGGAGCTCGATCCGGTCGATCGCATCACGGCCGAGGCCGTGGGGCCGCCGGGACAGCGAAGCTTCTACATCCAGGCTCGGCAGGGCACCACCCTGGCCACGGTGCTGGTGGAGAAGCAGCAGGTGCAGCTGCTGGCCTCCTCGATCCTGGAGATCCTGGCGCGGGTGGGCAAGGAGACCGGCCCCGGACCGCCCGAGGAAGCGATGGAGCTGGAGGACCCCGTCGAGCCGATGTGGCGGGCCGGACGCCTGTCCATCGGCTACCAGGAGGAGCGCGACCTCCTGCTGCTGGAGATCGAGGAGCTCCTGCCCGACGAGGATGAGGATGAGGATGAGGACGACGAAGAGGGCGAGGAGGAGGAGGAAGAGGACGTCGTCGGCCCACCCGAGCCGGAGCCGGAGCCCGACCGCCTCCGCCTGTGGGCCACCCGCGAACAGATGCTCTCGCTCTCCCGGCACGGCGCCCTGGTGTGCGCCCGGGGCCGGCCCACCTGCCAGTTCTGTGGGAACCCCATCGACCCGGAAGGCCACGTCTGCCCGGCAATGAACGGCCACGGGGCGCTCGGCCAGGGATGA
- a CDS encoding MSMEG_4193 family putative phosphomutase — protein MPILLLVRHALTDATGKRLSGWTPDVHLSERGREQAQELVERLAPVRISALYSSPLERCRETAEPLATARRLEVRETEDIGEVRYGDWTGRTLAQLSRTKLWRSVQSTPSAVRFPGGETLLEVQQRAVRQAATIAAAHPKSVVALVSHGDVIRLLLAHYAGMHVDLFQRLVVSPASVSVVAAGEGVPRILRMNDTGGLRDLAPPRKPPPRREGGIRKVGG, from the coding sequence ATGCCCATCCTCCTGCTCGTACGCCACGCGCTGACCGACGCCACCGGCAAGCGCCTGAGCGGCTGGACCCCCGACGTCCACCTCTCGGAACGCGGCCGCGAGCAGGCCCAGGAGCTGGTGGAGCGCCTGGCCCCGGTCCGGATCTCCGCGCTCTACTCGAGCCCGCTGGAACGGTGCCGCGAGACGGCGGAGCCCCTGGCCACCGCGCGCCGGCTGGAGGTCCGCGAGACCGAGGACATCGGTGAAGTTCGGTACGGGGACTGGACGGGGCGAACCCTGGCCCAGCTGTCCCGGACCAAGCTGTGGCGCTCGGTCCAGTCCACCCCTTCGGCGGTGCGGTTCCCGGGCGGCGAGACGCTGCTGGAGGTGCAGCAGCGTGCGGTGCGGCAGGCAGCGACCATCGCTGCCGCCCACCCGAAGTCGGTGGTCGCGCTGGTCTCGCACGGGGACGTCATCCGGCTGCTGCTGGCCCACTACGCCGGGATGCACGTCGACCTGTTCCAGCGGCTGGTCGTGTCGCCGGCCTCCGTGTCCGTGGTGGCGGCCGGAGAAGGCGTCCCCCGCATCCTCCGGATGAACGACACCGGCGGCCTCCGCGACCTCGCGCCGCCGCGGAAGCCTCCGCCTCGCAGGGAGGGGGGCATCCGGAAGGTGGGAGGATAG
- a CDS encoding ATP-binding protein — protein sequence MHATFRMPVAGVAFLSRRRAEREAARRALEEERARAADLERMVGAREAVLAALPNGIVLFAPDGLVVYANPAARSLLGRRFDTLDELTPASLREAAQRAASDGSPAEAELETGGLLIQATAVPTGGEGGVVLVARDVTAARLVERVRRDFVANASHELKTPVASILALAETMQDAAAEDPAAMERFAARVEHEARRLSRLVTDLLDLSRLEGGLPDRSPVDLARVVAEEAERLRPRTDGANLRLVVDTEPGVRILGSDSDLGLLVHNLLDNAIQYSPEGGEVRVMVRARDGRAELRVTDTGIGIASRDLDRVFERFYRVDPARSRATGGTGLGLSIVRHVAESHGGTVDVRSVLGAGSTFIVRFPLAPD from the coding sequence GTGCACGCGACCTTCCGCATGCCGGTGGCCGGCGTGGCCTTCCTGAGCCGGCGCCGGGCCGAGCGGGAGGCCGCGCGCCGGGCCCTGGAGGAGGAGCGGGCCCGGGCCGCCGACCTCGAGCGGATGGTGGGGGCCCGGGAGGCGGTGCTGGCGGCCCTTCCCAACGGGATCGTGCTCTTCGCCCCCGACGGGCTGGTGGTCTACGCGAACCCCGCGGCCAGGAGCCTGCTGGGGCGGCGGTTCGACACCCTCGACGAGCTCACTCCGGCCTCCCTGCGCGAGGCGGCCCAGCGCGCCGCGAGCGACGGCTCCCCCGCCGAGGCGGAGCTCGAGACGGGCGGCCTGCTCATCCAGGCCACGGCGGTTCCGACCGGCGGCGAGGGCGGCGTCGTGCTGGTGGCCAGGGACGTCACCGCGGCCCGGCTGGTGGAGCGGGTTCGCCGGGACTTCGTGGCCAACGCGTCGCACGAGCTGAAGACCCCGGTGGCCTCGATCCTGGCGCTGGCCGAGACCATGCAGGACGCCGCCGCGGAGGACCCCGCGGCCATGGAGCGGTTCGCCGCTCGCGTGGAGCACGAGGCCCGGCGGCTGTCCCGCCTGGTCACGGACCTCTTGGACCTGTCCCGGCTGGAGGGCGGGCTCCCCGACCGGTCACCGGTGGACCTGGCACGGGTGGTGGCCGAGGAGGCCGAGCGGCTCCGCCCCAGGACGGACGGGGCCAACCTGCGCCTGGTGGTCGACACGGAGCCCGGCGTGCGGATCCTGGGCTCGGACAGCGACCTCGGGCTGCTCGTGCACAACCTGCTGGACAACGCGATCCAGTACAGCCCGGAAGGAGGGGAGGTCCGCGTGATGGTACGGGCTCGCGACGGCCGCGCCGAGCTGCGGGTGACCGACACGGGCATCGGCATCGCCTCCCGCGACCTGGACCGGGTCTTCGAGCGCTTCTACCGCGTGGACCCGGCCCGGTCCCGGGCCACCGGCGGAACCGGCCTGGGACTGTCCATCGTGCGCCACGTGGCGGAGTCCCACGGCGGCACGGTGGACGTCCGGAGCGTCCTGGGGGCGGGATCGACGTTCATCGTTCGCTTCCCACTGGCCCCGGACTGA
- a CDS encoding undecaprenyl-diphosphate phosphatase, with product MGVLQGVTELFPVSSLGHSVVIPSLIPGWHGLARAQSRPESFFLAFLVALHVGTALALLLFFRREWIKIIGGFFRTLGKRRIDTPDERMAWLLVVATVPAGISGVIFEHLFRVVFAKPLAASVFLLVNGVILLAGERVRKRAEVKAVAVRHGTYEGSDFRRLDTLEFREAGVIGVSQVFALLAGISRSGITMVAGLVRGLDHEDAARFSFLLATPIILAAGVYKLPDLLGPLGDGIRTKALVGGIVAGVTAYFSVKFLVRYFEVQTLTPFGIYCLVLGAVLIVRFAVF from the coding sequence ATGGGCGTCCTCCAGGGCGTCACCGAGCTGTTCCCCGTGTCCAGCCTGGGCCACTCCGTCGTCATCCCCTCGCTGATCCCGGGGTGGCACGGCCTGGCCAGGGCCCAGTCCCGGCCGGAGTCGTTCTTCCTGGCCTTCCTGGTGGCGCTGCACGTGGGGACCGCGCTGGCGCTGCTGCTGTTCTTCCGGCGGGAGTGGATCAAGATCATCGGTGGGTTCTTCCGCACCCTCGGGAAGCGGCGGATCGACACCCCGGACGAGCGCATGGCCTGGCTGCTCGTCGTGGCCACCGTCCCGGCGGGCATCAGCGGGGTGATCTTCGAGCACCTGTTCCGCGTGGTCTTCGCGAAACCGCTGGCGGCGTCGGTGTTCCTGCTGGTCAACGGCGTGATCCTGCTGGCCGGGGAACGCGTCCGGAAGCGGGCGGAGGTCAAGGCCGTGGCCGTGCGGCACGGGACGTACGAGGGGTCGGACTTCCGGCGCCTGGACACCCTGGAGTTCCGGGAGGCCGGCGTGATCGGCGTCTCCCAGGTGTTCGCCCTGCTGGCCGGCATCAGCCGGTCCGGCATCACCATGGTGGCCGGCCTGGTCCGGGGGCTGGACCACGAGGACGCGGCGCGGTTCTCGTTCCTGCTGGCGACGCCGATCATCCTGGCGGCCGGCGTCTACAAGCTTCCGGACCTGCTCGGCCCGCTGGGCGACGGGATCAGGACGAAGGCCCTGGTGGGCGGGATCGTCGCAGGGGTGACCGCCTACTTCTCGGTGAAGTTCCTGGTGCGGTACTTCGAGGTCCAGACGCTGACCCCGTTCGGCATCTACTGCCTGGTGCTGGGGGCGGTGCTGATCGTCCGCTTCGCAGTCTTCTAG
- a CDS encoding chromate resistance protein ChrB: MEWLIISYRLPAEPSRHRVAVWRELRRLGAVPLQQATWAVPSRPVFAEGVQHAVALVERAEGEVVLLRGAPFDDTHAARLERLFTEAREAEWIEFLSDCDKLDREITGEIGKEKFTPAELDEEEQSLERLRRWYREIRAKDVFQAPSAELAERRLKACAETLEEFADRVYEAGGAP, from the coding sequence ATGGAATGGCTGATCATCTCGTACCGATTGCCCGCTGAGCCTTCGAGGCATCGGGTCGCCGTGTGGCGGGAGCTTCGCCGGCTGGGCGCGGTTCCCCTCCAGCAGGCCACGTGGGCGGTTCCGTCCCGGCCGGTGTTCGCCGAGGGCGTGCAACACGCCGTGGCCCTCGTGGAACGGGCGGAGGGCGAGGTCGTGCTCCTTCGCGGGGCACCATTCGACGACACGCACGCGGCCCGGCTCGAGCGGCTGTTCACGGAGGCTCGGGAGGCGGAGTGGATCGAGTTCCTGTCCGATTGCGACAAGCTCGATCGGGAGATCACCGGCGAGATCGGGAAGGAGAAGTTCACCCCCGCGGAGCTCGACGAGGAGGAGCAGAGCCTGGAGCGGCTTCGCCGGTGGTACCGGGAGATCCGGGCGAAGGACGTGTTCCAGGCGCCGTCGGCGGAGCTCGCCGAGCGACGCCTCAAGGCATGCGCCGAAACGCTGGAGGAGTTCGCCGACCGTGTCTACGAAGCAGGAGGAGCACCATGA
- a CDS encoding DUF1232 domain-containing protein, translating to MVHGLIVALLGAIALWVFLVVGLVVAGKRTAARELATLLPNLVILFRGLLRDPRCPRRSKALLVFAAAWIVSPIDLIPEFIPFLGPLDDAVVAALVLRHVLKSTGPEVIRDHWRGDPATLDRLLRLSRRRTAQRDPG from the coding sequence ATGGTGCACGGCCTGATCGTCGCCCTCCTGGGGGCGATCGCGCTTTGGGTCTTCCTGGTCGTCGGCCTGGTGGTGGCCGGGAAGCGGACGGCCGCGCGCGAGCTTGCCACCCTCCTGCCCAACTTGGTGATCCTGTTCCGTGGCCTCCTCCGTGACCCGCGATGCCCTCGGCGCTCGAAGGCGCTGCTGGTGTTCGCCGCCGCGTGGATCGTGTCGCCGATCGACCTCATTCCGGAGTTCATCCCATTCCTCGGGCCGCTGGACGACGCCGTCGTGGCAGCCCTGGTGTTGCGGCATGTCCTGAAATCGACCGGCCCTGAGGTCATCCGCGACCACTGGCGTGGCGACCCCGCCACGCTCGACCGGCTGCTCCGACTGTCCAGGCGCCGGACGGCGCAGCGGGACCCGGGGTGA
- a CDS encoding bifunctional DedA family/phosphatase PAP2 family protein, giving the protein MFALPALEASAFVGFVFPGEIAVFLGGVLAYQGRVALWGAIVAAILGAVIGDSIGFEMGRRWGHAILRGTLGRLPLIGRHVDRTLERANAYLERRGPHAVVLGRFTAGLRVMVPGLAGMSRMPYPRFLLFNALGGTLWATSFVLLGFFAGAAWRQVESVASKAGLVLLALVVVGLVVGRLIREREAVRRLAQRLAERPPLAWTRTRFPRQVAWVRLRLDPRAPRGFPLTMALTAGALCAWGFGALTQDVVGHDDSSRWDPHVESFVLAHRAGALTAMMKAVTWLGSTAVLIPMVALVGGYFLLRRKDWRPLAKLAVALAGAVVLADIVKPLVGRPRPPARFGLGYSFNGWAFPSGHATQALAVWGMLAVILVGVANRHRALVVATAASIVLLVGASRVYLGAHWLTDVLGGYALGGLWLCIVVTALVAGRAEPRDTEVRLPRAA; this is encoded by the coding sequence GTGTTCGCCCTCCCGGCCCTCGAGGCCTCGGCCTTCGTGGGGTTCGTCTTCCCCGGGGAGATCGCGGTGTTCCTGGGAGGCGTGCTCGCCTACCAGGGCCGCGTGGCCCTGTGGGGAGCCATCGTGGCGGCGATCCTGGGCGCCGTGATCGGCGACTCCATCGGGTTCGAGATGGGCCGGAGGTGGGGCCACGCCATCCTCCGGGGAACCCTCGGGAGGCTGCCCCTCATCGGGCGTCACGTGGACAGGACCCTCGAGCGTGCGAACGCCTACCTCGAGCGCCGAGGACCGCACGCCGTGGTGCTGGGGCGGTTCACGGCGGGACTCCGGGTCATGGTGCCGGGGCTCGCCGGGATGTCGAGGATGCCGTACCCGAGGTTCCTGCTCTTCAACGCCCTGGGGGGGACGCTCTGGGCCACGAGCTTCGTCCTCCTGGGGTTCTTCGCGGGTGCGGCGTGGCGGCAGGTCGAGTCCGTCGCCAGCAAGGCCGGGCTCGTCCTGCTGGCCCTCGTCGTGGTGGGGCTCGTCGTGGGTCGGCTGATCCGCGAGCGTGAGGCGGTCCGCCGGTTGGCCCAACGGCTCGCCGAGCGTCCGCCACTGGCCTGGACCCGCACGCGGTTTCCCCGGCAGGTGGCCTGGGTCAGGCTGCGGCTGGATCCCCGCGCGCCCCGAGGGTTCCCCCTGACCATGGCGCTGACCGCCGGCGCGCTGTGCGCATGGGGGTTCGGGGCCCTGACCCAGGACGTGGTGGGGCACGACGACAGCTCGCGCTGGGACCCTCACGTGGAGTCCTTCGTCCTCGCTCACAGGGCCGGGGCGCTCACGGCGATGATGAAGGCCGTGACCTGGCTCGGTTCGACTGCCGTCCTCATCCCGATGGTCGCGCTTGTCGGAGGCTACTTCCTCCTCAGGAGAAAGGACTGGAGGCCCCTGGCCAAACTGGCGGTCGCACTGGCCGGGGCCGTCGTCCTGGCCGACATCGTGAAGCCGCTGGTGGGTCGGCCCCGGCCGCCGGCCAGGTTCGGCCTCGGGTACAGCTTCAACGGATGGGCCTTCCCCTCCGGGCATGCCACCCAGGCCCTGGCGGTGTGGGGGATGCTGGCCGTGATCCTGGTTGGGGTGGCCAACCGGCACCGTGCCCTGGTGGTGGCCACGGCGGCCTCGATCGTCCTTCTGGTCGGGGCATCGCGCGTGTACCTCGGAGCGCACTGGCTGACGGACGTCCTCGGCGGCTATGCGCTTGGAGGGCTCTGGCTGTGCATCGTCGTGACGGCCCTCGTCGCGGGCAGGGCCGAGCCGCGAGACACGGAGGTCCGGCTACCCCGCGCGGCATGA
- a CDS encoding ROK family protein, whose product MAQLTAGVDLGGTKIQTALLRSRTVAGSTRVPTPQTGPADVVTAIVGTIRDALKQAGAPATDLGGVGIGSPGEIDGEAGAVSNSPNLPGFRERVRLGPLVSRRLRGVPVTLDNDVRVAVLGEFRRGAGRPYRDFLGVFVGTGVGGGLILGGKLREGRGGAGEIGHTVVQDGGRRCGCGRRGCLEAYAGRGSMERTARRWQDRGHKTVLFDVMKDKGADRLTSGVIAAALKEKDRMARRLVDEAVWALGIALASAQNVLDLEAIIVGGGLGDRLGQPFVAGVAEAMYPHLFVSDRPPAVLGTELGDLSGAVGAAVRAGG is encoded by the coding sequence ATGGCCCAGCTCACGGCGGGCGTCGACCTCGGGGGGACCAAGATCCAGACCGCGCTGCTCCGGTCCCGGACCGTCGCGGGCAGCACTCGGGTCCCGACGCCCCAGACCGGGCCGGCGGACGTGGTGACGGCGATCGTGGGCACCATCCGGGACGCGCTGAAGCAGGCCGGCGCCCCTGCGACGGACCTGGGCGGGGTGGGCATCGGGTCACCGGGCGAGATCGACGGTGAAGCGGGCGCGGTCTCCAACTCCCCGAACCTGCCCGGGTTCCGGGAACGGGTCAGGCTCGGCCCGCTCGTGTCCCGCCGGCTCCGGGGGGTTCCGGTGACACTCGACAACGACGTCCGGGTCGCGGTCCTCGGCGAGTTCCGCCGGGGAGCGGGGCGTCCGTACCGGGACTTCCTGGGCGTGTTCGTGGGGACCGGGGTGGGCGGCGGGCTCATCCTGGGCGGCAAGCTCCGGGAGGGCCGCGGCGGGGCCGGTGAGATCGGGCACACCGTCGTCCAGGACGGCGGGCGGCGATGCGGGTGCGGGCGGCGGGGCTGCCTGGAGGCCTACGCCGGCCGGGGCTCGATGGAGCGGACGGCGCGGCGGTGGCAGGACCGCGGCCACAAGACCGTCCTGTTCGACGTCATGAAGGACAAGGGCGCCGACCGGCTGACCAGCGGCGTGATCGCCGCTGCGCTGAAGGAGAAGGACCGGATGGCGCGGCGGCTGGTGGACGAGGCCGTGTGGGCGCTGGGGATCGCCCTGGCGTCGGCCCAGAACGTGCTGGACCTCGAGGCCATCATCGTGGGGGGAGGGCTGGGCGACCGGCTGGGCCAGCCCTTCGTGGCGGGGGTGGCCGAGGCCATGTACCCGCACCTGTTCGTCTCGGACCGCCCGCCGGCCGTCCTCGGCACGGAGCTGGGCGACCTGTCCGGTGCGGTGGGAGCGGCCGTCCGGGCCGGCGGCTGA
- a CDS encoding antibiotic biosynthesis monooxygenase, whose amino-acid sequence MIARIWRGATHERDAEAYVEYLRGTGLREYRETPGNLGAWVLWRAAGGRAEFVTLSFWESEEAVRGFAGDEIDRAVFYPEDDRYLIERDETVAHYHVSPE is encoded by the coding sequence ATGATCGCGAGGATCTGGCGGGGAGCCACGCACGAGCGTGACGCCGAAGCCTACGTGGAGTACCTGCGAGGGACCGGGCTCAGGGAGTACCGGGAGACGCCGGGCAACCTGGGCGCGTGGGTCCTGTGGCGGGCCGCCGGCGGCCGGGCCGAGTTCGTGACTCTCTCCTTCTGGGAATCGGAGGAGGCCGTGCGGGGGTTCGCCGGGGACGAGATCGACCGCGCCGTCTTCTATCCGGAGGACGACCGATACCTCATCGAGCGGGACGAGACCGTGGCTCATTACCACGTCTCGCCCGAATAG
- a CDS encoding alpha/beta hydrolase, with product MTTVTKQEQAEVDKANASGKTPVVFVHGLWLLPSSWDRWARLFDGAGFAALTPGWPDDPETVQEAKEHPEVFAKKSVGQVADHFDEVIRGLDKKPAVIGHSFGGLLTEILAGRGLAAASVAISPAPFRGVLPLPISALRSASPVLRNPANRRRAVPLTYDQFRYAFANAVTEDEAKQLYEKFAVPTPGEPLFQAAAANLNPWTEAKVDTKNPERGPMLIISGELDHTVPWSISNASYKREQRNDGVTEIVKIPNRGHALTIDGGWREVADTALGFIKRFV from the coding sequence ATGACGACCGTCACGAAGCAGGAGCAGGCCGAGGTCGATAAGGCGAACGCCTCGGGCAAGACCCCGGTCGTGTTCGTCCACGGGCTGTGGCTCCTGCCCAGCAGCTGGGACCGGTGGGCCAGGCTGTTCGACGGGGCGGGATTCGCGGCCCTCACGCCCGGCTGGCCCGACGACCCGGAGACCGTCCAGGAGGCGAAGGAGCACCCGGAGGTCTTCGCCAAGAAGTCGGTCGGACAGGTCGCCGACCACTTCGACGAGGTGATCCGTGGTCTCGACAAGAAGCCCGCGGTCATTGGCCACTCCTTCGGCGGACTCTTGACGGAGATCCTGGCCGGTCGCGGTCTGGCGGCTGCCTCGGTGGCCATTTCCCCTGCGCCGTTCCGAGGCGTGCTGCCCCTGCCGATCTCCGCGCTCAGGTCGGCGTCCCCGGTCCTCCGCAACCCCGCCAACCGCCGCCGCGCGGTCCCGCTCACGTACGACCAGTTCCGCTATGCGTTCGCCAACGCCGTGACCGAGGACGAGGCGAAGCAGCTCTACGAGAAGTTCGCCGTGCCCACCCCCGGAGAGCCACTCTTCCAGGCCGCCGCCGCCAACCTGAACCCGTGGACCGAGGCCAAGGTCGACACGAAGAATCCGGAGCGCGGTCCGATGCTGATCATCTCCGGCGAGCTCGATCACACCGTCCCGTGGTCGATCTCCAACGCGTCCTACAAGCGCGAGCAGCGCAACGACGGCGTCACGGAGATCGTGAAGATCCCCAACCGGGGACATGCGCTCACGATCGACGGCGGATGGCGAGAGGTCGCCGACACCGCGCTGGGGTTCATCAAGCGCTTCGTGTAG
- a CDS encoding NUDIX hydrolase — protein sequence MEGTVRAAGGVVLRPDRSGQLEVALVHRPAYDDWSLPKGKLLPGESEEDGALREVQEETGMRCRLGRRLSSARYRDRKGRPKVVSYWVMTPEGGSFHPTEEVDELRWLPVKDAAGLLSYPHDRDLLREAVATD from the coding sequence ATGGAGGGCACGGTCCGGGCCGCGGGCGGCGTCGTGCTCCGCCCGGATCGGTCCGGACAGCTCGAGGTGGCCCTGGTGCACCGTCCCGCCTACGACGACTGGAGCCTCCCCAAGGGGAAGCTCCTGCCGGGCGAGAGCGAGGAGGACGGCGCGCTGCGGGAGGTGCAGGAGGAGACCGGGATGCGGTGCCGGCTCGGTCGCCGGCTCTCGAGCGCTCGATACCGAGACCGAAAGGGCCGCCCCAAGGTGGTGTCCTACTGGGTCATGACGCCGGAGGGCGGCTCGTTCCATCCCACGGAGGAGGTCGACGAGCTCCGGTGGCTGCCCGTGAAGGACGCGGCCGGCCTCCTGTCCTATCCGCACGACCGCGACCTGCTCCGGGAGGCCGTGGCGACGGATTGA
- a CDS encoding CHAD domain-containing protein, producing MRGDRVPEAKSGREVEWQFDALDVRPVERWLAPYVATATAGLAGDEGDAGVSAGSRGAGPARFTVRPEPARFQVDVYADTDDWRLFRAGFSLRVRRHGRAAEATLKSFAPPKDGLRDRSELNEAVPNLDLDTLPASGGEVGRRVRAVAGTRPLQRILEVRTRRQKYALEVGGRGAAEIALDRTSIRSAPGQEPARLRRVEVEMRDGELETVEPFVRAMAEQCGLRPAKLSKFEAGLMALGLGPPPPPDLGPVEVGPAPSVGELAFAALRRHFGAFLENEPGTRLGEDPDALHDMRVATRRIRAAIKLFEEVLPVRVVRARDELRWVADALGAVRDLDVQLERLQGWIDEADRGDREPLAALRGVLESEREEARAVLLEVLDSARYRRLVTGLIGLLRRGPLRTSPASRVPAVVVAPELAAARYRKVRKAARRLKGDPAPEDFHRVRIRGKRFRYTLEFLSELYGDEPGPLIKRLEKLQDHLGLLQDAVVAVARLRGLAVREDLSPTTVFAMGQVAERYRRQAADLQKRAPKVYRQVLGKRWKELHKTMERVRAASGWSDRRPVLRPVEPAPTPAIVPAATGGSA from the coding sequence GTGCGGGGAGACCGAGTTCCGGAGGCGAAATCCGGCCGCGAGGTCGAGTGGCAGTTCGACGCGCTCGACGTCCGCCCGGTGGAGCGGTGGCTGGCACCGTACGTCGCCACCGCGACCGCCGGCCTTGCCGGCGACGAGGGTGACGCTGGCGTCTCCGCCGGCAGCCGGGGCGCCGGCCCCGCCAGGTTCACCGTTCGCCCCGAACCGGCCCGCTTCCAGGTGGACGTCTACGCCGACACCGACGACTGGCGCCTGTTCCGGGCCGGTTTCTCGCTCCGTGTCCGCCGGCACGGCCGGGCCGCCGAGGCCACCCTGAAGTCGTTCGCGCCGCCGAAGGACGGGCTCCGGGACCGCAGCGAGCTCAACGAGGCCGTGCCGAACCTCGACCTGGACACCCTCCCCGCGAGCGGGGGCGAGGTCGGGCGGCGGGTCAGGGCGGTGGCCGGCACCCGGCCGCTCCAGCGGATCCTGGAGGTCCGGACCCGGCGGCAGAAGTACGCGCTCGAGGTGGGCGGCCGGGGAGCGGCGGAGATCGCCCTCGACCGGACCAGCATCCGGTCGGCGCCCGGTCAGGAGCCCGCGCGGCTTCGGCGGGTCGAGGTCGAGATGCGGGACGGCGAGCTGGAAACGGTCGAGCCGTTCGTCCGGGCCATGGCCGAGCAGTGCGGCCTCCGCCCCGCGAAGCTGTCCAAGTTCGAGGCCGGGCTCATGGCCCTGGGCCTGGGACCGCCTCCGCCGCCCGACCTGGGCCCAGTCGAGGTGGGTCCGGCCCCCTCCGTCGGCGAGCTGGCCTTCGCGGCACTTCGGCGGCACTTCGGCGCGTTCCTGGAGAACGAGCCCGGGACCAGGCTGGGCGAGGACCCGGACGCGCTGCACGACATGCGGGTGGCCACGCGGAGGATCCGGGCGGCCATCAAGCTGTTCGAGGAGGTCCTGCCGGTCCGGGTGGTCCGAGCCAGGGACGAGCTCCGCTGGGTGGCGGACGCGCTGGGCGCGGTGCGGGACCTCGACGTCCAGCTGGAGCGGCTCCAGGGGTGGATCGACGAGGCGGACCGGGGCGACCGGGAGCCGCTGGCCGCGCTGCGCGGGGTCCTGGAGTCCGAGCGGGAGGAAGCCCGCGCGGTGTTGCTCGAGGTGCTGGACTCGGCCCGGTACCGGCGCCTGGTGACCGGCCTCATCGGGCTGCTTCGGCGGGGACCGCTCCGCACGTCACCGGCGTCGCGGGTGCCCGCCGTGGTGGTGGCGCCGGAGCTGGCGGCGGCGCGCTACCGCAAGGTGCGGAAGGCCGCGCGCCGGCTGAAGGGCGACCCCGCCCCGGAGGACTTCCACCGCGTCCGTATCCGGGGCAAGCGCTTTCGCTACACGCTCGAGTTCCTGTCCGAGCTGTACGGGGACGAGCCCGGGCCGCTGATCAAGCGGCTGGAGAAGCTTCAGGACCACCTGGGTCTCCTCCAGGACGCCGTGGTGGCGGTGGCCCGGCTGCGAGGCCTGGCCGTCCGAGAGGACCTCTCGCCCACGACCGTCTTCGCCATGGGGCAGGTGGCCGAGCGGTACCGGCGGCAGGCCGCCGACCTCCAGAAGCGTGCGCCGAAGGTCTACCGGCAGGTGCTGGGAAAGCGCTGGAAGGAGCTCCACAAGACCATGGAGCGGGTTCGCGCCGCGTCCGGGTGGAGCGACCGCCGGCCGGTGCTCCGGCCGGTCGAGCCGGCTCCCACGCCCGCGATCGTCCCCGCCGCCACCGGCGGATCGGCCTGA